Genomic segment of Phycisphaerales bacterium AB-hyl4:
ATGATTCTCATGCAACTGGACAACGGCGTACAGGCCAGCTATCAGCAGTGTCACTATACGCCCGACAGCCATCGCAACTACACGATCATCGGCACCGAAGGTCGAATCGAAAATCAGGGTGACTACTCCACTGAGAGTCATCAAGCCGAGGTCAACCTGTGGACCAACCGGGGTGACCAGCATGAAACGATCCGCATTCCATCCACGCCCGGCACACACGGCGGTGCGGACCCAGAGGTTGTGGCAGACTTCCTGCGGTTTCTGGAAACGGGCCATACTCACGGGGCGAGTCCGCTGGATGCTCGGATGAGCGTTGCGACCGGCGTGATGGCCACGCAATCATTGCGGGCGGGAAGTCAGCCCTATGATGTACCTGCCGTTGCTCATCGTGGAAACGCGCATTGAATCTGAATTCTTCCACACGAACAGTAACGGCTTGATCTCATCACGGCGACGCGTTGCTCGCGCCGGCTACCAGCTCGGCGAAGTGCTCGCGGATGCGGTCCAGGATGCGCTCGGCCGCCTGGCCGTCGCCGTAGGGATTGACCGCCTCGGCCATCGCGTCATAGCTCGCGCGATCCGTCAGCAGTTCGCTTGCCGCTTCGACGATCCGCGCCCGGGTGGCGCAGATGGCGATGCTTCTGGTGTTGTCGCCGATCTTTGAAGTCGACCTCTGCGATGAGCAGTACGGCTTTACGTGCTCGATGTGCCTGAACAACGTTTTTGATGTCGTCCGCCATCGCCGCCAACAGCACGGCGTAGACACGCACCAGCGTACGGCCGCCCGCTGCGGCCGCTTCGATGTTCTTTTGAACCTGCCTGCTCATGATCGCCCCCGGCACAGTTGGGACAACGCTTCACGACCACGTGTTTCGGCCTCGATTAGATCCGCTGGGCGGCGGAACGTCATTAGCTCGGCCGACCAGGGGCGCTCATTGCCGCCCCCGGACTCCCGGCTACCCCCAGAAGGGCTGGGCCACGGGCGAGGTGATAACTGCGTACAAAATGTCTCATGTCCGATTGACTTTCAGTCGATCGAGTACATAATGTACTCATGAGGCGGATCATTACGCAGAAACGCTTGCGGCGGTACGCCAAAGCCTACCCGCAGGCGCGCGCATCGCTGGAGCATTGGGAACGCGTCGTGCTGGCGGCGGAATGGCACAACCCGGCCGACGTGAAAGCAACCTTTAACGACGTGGACCCCGTGACCGTCGGCAGCGGCAACACCGTGCACGTGTTCAACATCCAGCGCAACGAGCACCGGCTTGTCGCGGCGATCCACTTCAACACCGGCCAGGTCTACGTGCTCCGGCTGATGACGCACAAGGAATACGACCGCAGCCCATGGAAGGATGAGTTATGAGAACCGCAACACCCACCCATCGTGATCCATTGCCGAAAACGTTCGAGCGGTTGAACGCGATACATCAGTTGCGTCCGATCAAGGATGATGCCGACTACGACAACGCTGTCGAACTGGTCGACCGCCTGGCGGTATTGGCCAAGCCCACGCCCGACCAAGCCGACTACCTCGCCACGCTTACCGAACTGATCGCCAGGTACGACCATGACCACTATGCGGCCGACGTGCCGGCGGCATCGCCGATCGAAGCGCTCAAGTACCTGATGGAACAGAACGACATGAGCGCGTCGGCCATGGGCGAGTTGCTGGGCAACCGTTCGCTGGGCTCGAAGCTGTTACGCGGCGAACGGCAGTTGAGCAAAACCCACATTCGCATTCTGGCGGAACGCTTCAAGGTGAATCCGGCGCTGTTCCTATAAGACGACACATGAGCGTCGCGGTGATGAATGGAGATTTTCGGCATGAACGCAGATGGAGCAGACAGCCGAGGCCGATTAACAAGAGCACAAACGGTGGCTGATCGTGAACGGTGTGAACGGCGGCCTAAAAGAAACTATGAGAAAAAATGCAGCCAGCCTATCGCCTGTGGGCACGGTCCAGGATCATACACGGCAGGTGGCTGATCACGGTGGTCAGCCCGGCGATGGATCCTGACGAAGGAGGCTGACCATGCGGATTCTGGCACTGGATCTGGGCAAGACCAAGAGCGTGGCGTGCGTTTACGAGGGAACCGGCGACGAAGCCGTCTATCGGTCAGTGCGAACCGGTCCGGCCTCGCTGCACGAACTGGTGGTCGAGCTTGAGCCGGACCGAGTCGTGTTTGAGATCTGCCCGGTGGCGGGCTGGCTGGCGGACCTGGTGGGGGCGCTGGCCATCGAGTTGCCGGTGGTGAACGTGGCCCACGATGCCTGGCGATGGCGCAACGTCCGGGCCAAGAGCGATCGGCTCGATGCCCTGAAGCTGGGCAGCTCTCGGCGATGGCCCGTCGGTTGCTGGTGGTCTGCTGGGCGATGCTGCGCGACGGCAGCGACTGGCGAGATCCCCTCGCCGTGGAAGCAACGGCCTGATGTGATGCGGTGGCAAGGAATCAGGGGAGTGAACTCGAGATACTGACGAGGCATGTTCGACGTGATCGCCATCGACGACAGCCCGGCCCGACTTTGCGTTTGAAGCGCGCCTATGAGAATGGGCGTCGTCGTTTTGTTGCATGAGCCCGCGGATGACAGGCCCACCGGCTCCGTGGCAGCTCGGATAGAAGAGTGAACCGATCTCGCTGGACGGCTGATTGGATCTTGGGCTTGACAGGCTGGCTCATAGAAAAGCCGGGCCTCCCGGCGGTGGTGCTGATGTGGGATCATCGTCCCAGGTGTAACGGGCTGATCACGTGGATCGCCCAAGGACGTGAACTTGCACATGAGACCCGACATGAGCACGATTCTCGCGATTGACCTGGGCAAATTCAAGAGCGTGGCCTGCGTATATCAGTTCGGCACCGGCGACGCCACGTTCCAGACGCTGCCCACGACGCCCACGGCATTGCACGACCTGATCGTCAATGTTCAACCAACACGCGTGGTGATCGAAGTCGGCTCCGCGGCGGGCTGGATCAAGGACCTGTGTGAAGTGTTGAACGTGCCGATCGAGGTGGCCAATCCCAATCACGACGCGTGGCGATGGAAGCACATCAAGCGTAAGACCGACAAGGACGATGCCTTGAAGCTGGCACAACTCTCGGCCATGGGGCAACTGCCCACCGTGACGTTGCCGAGCACGAAAGTGCGACAGTGGCGCAGCTTGATTACCTACCGCCACACGCTGGTCAGCCGACGCACGGCAATCAAGAACAGCATCCGCTCAATTCTGGATTCTCAGGGCCTGACGCACGCCAGCGGCAAGTCGGGTTGGACGGCGTCTTCGATCGCATCCCTGGGCACACTGGCACAGCCGTTGACCGAGGTATCCCCGGACGCGTTGTGGCGTGGACAATTGCATGTGGAACTGGACGCGTTGGCGCAGGTACAGCAGTTGATCGATCAGGTCGAAGCCAAGCTTGAGGCAATGGCCCAAGCCGATGCGCAGGTGGGTTTGCTGCGGACGGTTCCCGGTGTCGGCCCGCGTCTGGCTGAGACGGTGGTGGCAATGATCGACGATCCGAAACGGTTTGGCAACGCCAAGCAGGTGGGGGCGTATGGCAGCGTGGCCGATCCGCAGCAGCCGCTGCGTCGGCGACTGCGTGAGCTGGCGACGACGCGTGTGGCATATGGCGATCGTCGGCTGCACATTCTGCCTCGGCGGGAAGGTTGGCAGGTGAACGCCAAGCGGGTCTATCGACTGTACATGGAGGAGGGACTGGTGATGCGTCAGAAGGTGCCACGTCGTCGCGTGGCGTGTCAGAAGCGCGAGGTTCGGCCGACAGCGTCGCGGAAGAACGAGCGATGGTCGATGGACTTCGTGTCGGATCAGCTGTTCGACGATCGGCGGTTTCGGGTGCTGACGCTGGTCGACAACCACACGCGGGAATGCCTGGCATTGCATGCAGCACCGCGGATCCGGGGCATTGATGTGGCGCAGGTGGTCGAGCGGGTTGCGGCGGCGCATGGGACGCCCGAGGCGATTCAGGTCGACAATGGGCCGGAATTTATCTCGCGTGATCTGGACCTGTGGGCGTACTGCAGCCAGGTGAAGCTGGACTTCAGTCGGCCTGGCAAGCCGACGGACAACGCGACGATCGAGTCGTTCAACGCCCGCTTCCGCCAGGAATGCCTGAACAGCCACTGGTTCTTGAGCTTGGCCGATGCACGGGAGAAGATCGAAGCGTGGCGGGAGGATTACGCCCAGCAGCGGCCGCACAGTAGCCTGGGCAACATGGCCCCGGCGGTGTTCGCCGCTCGGCATGGGCCTACGGCTCCGGCTGCGCCTACGCCTTCGGCCCATGCCGAGGTACCATGACCAAGGAGCGTCAAAGCTCGCATCTGGGGTGGACCAAGGACGGGGGCAGGACCAAGCAACCGTTCGACTAACATAGAGGTGGTACAAACCATGGGGGCAGGTCAGTACGACTGCATCTCAAACGCCTGCACGAACAGGGACTGGCAAGCAGCACTGCACAATCCCGGCCAATGGGACGTCCGGCGCAGATGTGGGAGTTGACCGACCAGGCCGACAGGCTGTTCCCCTCCGGCTATGCGGAATTGACGCTCGACCTGGTGCAGTCGATGCAGCATGCGTTCGGGGCGCGGGGGATGCACAAAATTCTTGCGGTGCGGAAGCAGCAGCAGAAACAGGCCTACCTGGAGCGCATGAAAACGCGAAAGTCGCTAGCCGGCCGACTCAGTGTGCTGGCAGACATCCGCACACGTGAAGGCTACATGGCCGAGGTGCTGCGAAATGAAGACGGCTCATATGACTTGATTGAAAAGCACTGCCCTATCTGCGTGGTGGCGAAAAACTGCACCGATTTGTGCTGGAACGAGTGGGAGTTGTTCGAGGAAGTGCTCGGCGACAATGTCAAGATCGCCCGCACCGAGCATCTCGTTCAAGGCGCCCGCCGATGAGTGTACCGGGTCACGACGAACGCCGGCGTAAAACAGTGAAGAACAGCATCGGGCCTGCCCCGCTGAAAGCCAAAGGCGCTTATCTGCCTTGGAGCTGCTCGAATTATGCGGGACGACCTGCTCGCGATAGACTAATCCTGCAGCCACCGGCCAGCGTCGCCGCGAGCCATACGGAACCCCCGGGTGCCGCGACCTTGTCGCTGCGGCAGCCCTTTCATCGCATCATGATCAAACGTCGGAGGGATCAATTATGGATCCGGCAACCGTGATTCTCCTGCTCGTGCTTCTGGGTCTGATCGTGATCG
This window contains:
- a CDS encoding helix-turn-helix transcriptional regulator — translated: MGRPAQMWELTDQADRLFPSGYAELTLDLVQSMQHAFGARGMHKILAVRKQQQKQAYLERMKTRKSLAGRLSVLADIRTREGYMAEVLRNEDGSYDLIEKHCPICVVAKNCTDLCWNEWELFEEVLGDNVKIARTEHLVQGARR
- a CDS encoding IS3 family transposase encodes the protein MAQADAQVGLLRTVPGVGPRLAETVVAMIDDPKRFGNAKQVGAYGSVADPQQPLRRRLRELATTRVAYGDRRLHILPRREGWQVNAKRVYRLYMEEGLVMRQKVPRRRVACQKREVRPTASRKNERWSMDFVSDQLFDDRRFRVLTLVDNHTRECLALHAAPRIRGIDVAQVVERVAAAHGTPEAIQVDNGPEFISRDLDLWAYCSQVKLDFSRPGKPTDNATIESFNARFRQECLNSHWFLSLADAREKIEAWREDYAQQRPHSSLGNMAPAVFAARHGPTAPAAPTPSAHAEVP
- a CDS encoding UDP-N-acetylglucosamine 2-epimerase; translation: MGDNTRSIAICATRARIVEAASELLTDRASYDAMAEAVNPYGDGQAAERILDRIREHFAELVAGASNASP
- a CDS encoding type II toxin-antitoxin system HigA family antitoxin, producing MRTATPTHRDPLPKTFERLNAIHQLRPIKDDADYDNAVELVDRLAVLAKPTPDQADYLATLTELIARYDHDHYAADVPAASPIEALKYLMEQNDMSASAMGELLGNRSLGSKLLRGERQLSKTHIRILAERFKVNPALFL
- a CDS encoding type II toxin-antitoxin system HigB family toxin; translation: MRRIITQKRLRRYAKAYPQARASLEHWERVVLAAEWHNPADVKATFNDVDPVTVGSGNTVHVFNIQRNEHRLVAAIHFNTGQVYVLRLMTHKEYDRSPWKDEL